A single Capra hircus breed San Clemente chromosome 13, ASM170441v1, whole genome shotgun sequence DNA region contains:
- the PTF1A gene encoding pancreas transcription factor 1 subunit alpha yields MDAVLLEHFPGGLDAFPSSYFDEEDFFTDQSSRDPLEDGDELLADEQAEVEFLSHQLHEYCYRDEACLLLQSAPPAAPHALAPPPPGGSGEPEDSGGGGYCCEAGAPPCGFPYSPGSPPSCLAYRCAGAAALSPRARLRGLSGAAAARRRRRVRSEAELQQLRQAANVRERRRMQSINDAFEGLRSHIPTLPYEKRLSKVDTLRLAIGYINFLSELVQADLPLRGGGAGGGRGPGGGRLGADSPSSQAQKVIICHRGTRSPSPSDPDYGLPPLAGHSLSWTDEKQLKEQNIIRTAKVWTPEDPRKLNSKPSFNNIENEPPFEFVS; encoded by the exons ATGGACGCGGTGCTGCTAGAGCACTTCCCCGGGGGCCTGGACGCCTTCCCGTCCTCTTACTTTGACGAGGAGGACTTCTTCACCGACCAGTCTTCTCGGGACCCTCTGGAGGACGGCGATGAGCTACTGGCCGACGAGCAGGCCGAGGTGGAGTTCCTCAGCCACCAGCTGCACGAGTACTGCTACCGCGACGAGGCGTGCCTGCTGCTGCAGTCCGCGCCTCCGGCGGCCCCCCACGCACTCGCCCCGCCGCCCCCGGGGGGTTCTGGAGAGCCGGAGgacagcggcggcggcggctacTGCTGCGAGGCGGGGGCGCCCCCCTGCGGCTTCCCTTACTCGCCCGGCTCTCCGCCCTCGTGCCTGGCCTACCGATGCGCCGGGGCGGCCGCGCTGTCCCCGAGGGCGCGGCTGCGTGGCTTGAGCGGGGCGGCGgctgcgcggcggcggcggcgggtgcGTTCCGAGGCGGAGCTGCAGCAGCTGCGGCAGGCTGCCAACGTGCGCGAGCGGCGGCGCATGCAGTCCATCAACGACGCCTTCGAGGGGCTGCGCTCGCACATCCCCACGCTGCCCTACGAAAAGCGCCTCTCCAAGGTGGACACGCTGCGCCTGGCCATCGGCTACATCAACTTCCTCAGCGAGCTGGTGCAGGCCGACCTGCCCCtgcgcggcggcggcgcgggcggcggcAGGGGGCCCGGCGGAGGGCGCCTGGGCGCGGACAGCCCGAGCAGCCAGGCCCAGAAGGTCATCATCTGCCACCGGGGTACTC GGTCCCCCTCCCCCAGCGACCCGGATTATGGCCTCCCTCCCCTTGCAGGACACTCTCTCTCTTGGACTGATGAAAAACAACTCAAAGAACAAAATATTATCCGAACAGCCAAAGTGTGGACCCCAGAGGACCCCAGAAAACTCAACAGCAAGCCTTCCTTCAACAACATAGAAAACGAACCGCCCTTTGAGTTTGTGTCCTGA